The genome window AAGTGGCGATTTACGGGGCGGGAAGATCTGGTCTTCAGACAGCACTGGCTTTGATGTCGAGCCCGGAATTTTCTCCTGTCGCTTTTTTCGATGATAATGAAGATTTGCACGGAACTAATGTCGCCGGGATTCGTGTCTTCAACCCCGCCGATGCACTTAAAATTATGGCCGAGAGGGACTGCTTTCAGTTGCTTATTGCCATGCCTTCTGCGACTCGTTCACGACGTCGTGAGGTGATCCAGAAATTTGAAGGAAAAGATATTCAACTAAAGACGCTTCCAGGTATGGGTGAATTGGTAGATGGTCGCGTTCGCATCGAGGATATTAGGGAAGTGGGCGTTGAGGACTTACTGGGAAGAGATCCAGTGCCGCCGTATTCGGATCTGCTGTCGGCTTGTATCAAAGAAAGAGTTGTCTTAGTCACCGGCGCTGGAGGATCCATTGGTTCTGAGCTTTGCAGACAGATTGCTATAAACTCTCCGTTGTCGTTGGTGCTTTTCGAACAAAGTGAGTTTGCCCTTTATAAGATGGAGCAGGAGCTGCACAGGCATCATCCATTTTTAAAAGTTTACTCTGTTCTAGGTGACGTGCTGAATCGTGAGCACTTAGACAGAGTGATGAAAAAGTATAAGGTTAACACTGTTTATCATGCTGCTGCCTATAAGCATGTCCCTCTTGTTGAAAGTAATATCATCGCCGGTGTCCTGAATAATGCCTTTGGTACTTGGAACGCTGTCTCGGCCGCTATTAGTTCACATGTTGAAAATTTTGTTCTAATTTCAACAGACAAAGCGGTCCGCCCGACAAACGTGATGGGAGCGACAAAGAGGCTGGCCGAGTTGATTCTTCAAGCAATTTCAGAAAGCGGTTCTTCGAAAACTCGAGTAACGATGGTCCGCTTCGGTAACGTCTTGGGTTCTTCCGGTTCTGTTGTTCCTCTTTTCAAAGAACAAATTCGCGCCGGCGGTCCCGTAACCGTAACTCATCCAGATGTGACGAGATATTTCATGACCATCCCTGAAGCCGCCCAGCTTGTTTTGCAAGCCGGAGCCATGGGGAAGGGGGGGGATGTCTTTGTCCTTGATATGGGCGAACCTGTAAAAATCGCTGATCTCGCACGAAAAATGATCGAACTCAGTGGTCTTGAGGTCCGAGATCCCGCAACAGGCCAGGGTGATATCTCCATCGAGTACGTGGGAATGAGACCTGGCGAAAAGCTCTACGAAGAGCTTTTAATTGGTGAGAACGTCGAGGGCACACATCACCCTCGCATCATGCGCGCAGTGGAAGGCATGATAGAATCCGTGATCCTATTTCCTAAGCTTGAAAAAATGAAACAAGCTTGCACTGCCGGAGACGTAGAGACTGTCAAAGCTTTACTGATAGAACTAGTTCAAGAATATCAGCCGATGATCGAAACGGGTGAAAAGGTTCATTAGAATCTTACCCGCACCCCAATGCCGACGTCCAAATCGACATCCGTTTTGGGCGCTAGATCCAGGGCTGCAGAAACCTCACCAAATACTTCTAAATTTGGATTGTTGAAATTATACAGAAGACCCAAGGGGGCTCGTGGCCCGATCGCGATGTCGCCGTCATATTTGCCGTCTTGGATGGTGATAATTCGTACTCCCAATCCGTAATACATTTCCAAGGGGCCTTCGGAAGTGCTAAAAGTCCGAGCCCGATCCCACAAATAGGTTCCGTGAATGTGCAATCCTTCATAATGACTTGAAGAGAAAGCAAGCGCTCCTTCAAGAGAATGGCTGTTGTCTAATCCGACGCGCCCTGAAACTCCCGTCGGGTCGCCTATCACGATGCCAATCCCTGCATCGGCGTAAGCTTTATAGGTTAGAAACGTCGTTAGTAGCACAAGTAGAACAAAGAACTTCATCATGATGTTCGCCTCCACATCTCCTATTATGCCAAAAACGTGGAAAGGAGATAGGAAATCTGGCTCTGTGTTTCATACAGAGTTTTTGACTAGAGATTTGACAAAAAATGAAGAATTTTAATGCTAATTGTTCTTAATGATTACGAGACTTTCTTTCGACGAAAGTAAAATAACAGCACAATTCCTAAGCACATCATAGCTGAACCCGAATATTTCCAGATGCGCCCAGGATCTTGATTCACAGACAAAACAGAAGCCTTCACAATCCCACTCGGCCCTTCCTCAAAACTTGCCTGATAAATATAAAACTTTTTATACTTCAAAGGCTCATTCATTGAAATAAGCGCCTTATTTCCACCATCATAATGAACAGCACTTTGATAAGCCATCGCTCTCATCGTGCCCGGATAATCGGTTTTCTTAAATTCGTCGAGTGAGATTTCAAAACCTAAAGGCAATCGACGATTTTGATAGGAAACCAAATAAACGCGATTTTCAGTGAAGACTTTGACGTAATCATTTAAGAACAAATAACTTTCTTGTCCGTTGTAGCGGACGCGAAGTGAAGGGGAGCTTCCAGGGACAGGATGATCCAATCGAGTCACATCATATTTTTGCACAGCTTTAGGTAAATAGCGAAGGATGCGAAGTTGCAATCCCATCCATCCGGTTTCAACCAGATCCCCTTCTTTAGCAGTACCTTGTTTAAAAGGTTTTGTTTCATCTTTTCCATAAAGCGCGTAGTTCAAAGAGCCTTTTTCAGTGATATTGAAGCGAATCTCGTTGATGGTGGGGTTGCGATCCCAGAGTCCTCCCAGCGTAATTAAGACGGGACCCACTTGAGCTTCTACTTTTTCGAAAACATTTCTTTGAACTAGCCAGTCCACTTGACTGACGTTGGGATTTGCCAACTGAAATCGAACCGCCGCACCACTTTGAGGTTGAGGCGAGGCTTCCACCTGAAGTTTGGGAACAGAATAGGGAATGGATTCTAGAATCTCAAAATTAAGATCGCGGCTCTTAATTAAAACCGGCTTATCCGTCGTGACCGGATTTTTTAAGAAGTTCACTTCCTCGGTATAGATCTTTTCATAATCTGAACCGTCAGGGGAGCGATAGACCACGAGGTCTGTGTCCTGCACAGTCACTTCTTTTACGGGGCCGTCTGTCTTTGAAAGACGAACGGTGCCATCAACTCCAAAAAGCTGGGTCAGTAAAGAGCCATAAATCAAGATGATGATTCCGACGTGAGCAAAGATAAAAGAGGCGTGACGGGGCTTCCACGGCCAACGGTCGATAATCACGGCGATAAGGCTTATCACCAAAGCGCCCATAGCAATATACATCCAGACGGAAGCATAAACTAAGTTCTTCGCCGTCCACGCATCGTACTTCGACTCAACGACAGTGCCGATCGCAATCAACACGGCGATGGAGGCAATGATTAAAACTGCAAGCTCCATCGACGCTAATTTTTTTATAACTTTACGATACCAAGGCATTACTTCGCGGTTTTCAATTCTCTTCTAAGTTCGGCGACAAGCTTCTGACCCTCGCGTACTTTTTCAATTGAAAGACCCAAGACGCGAGCGGATTCCTGCGGAGCATGGAAGCCCGAAGAGTTTTCGGCCTCCACGAAGTCAAACAAGAACTGAGCTTGCTTTTGTAAATCTCGAGCGTCAGCCAATTTCTTATTCGGAGTCTTAGTTAAATCAATATCTTTAAATTCTTTAAGATCCTTGATGTAGTCGACCAATGCATCAAACGCGATATTACGAAGCTCCATATGACGATCTTGAATAGTTTCAGCACGCGCCTTCAACTCGCCCTCAGGAACATTATGGCAAGTCTGGCAGGCTTTATTAATATTCAAAAGAGGACTTTGCACATGATGGTTTGTGATCTTCATCGCACCCACGCGCTCATAAGGCATGTGGCAATCTACGCAGGCGACACCGGCACGAGCATGAGTGCCTTGATTGAACATTTCAAACTCAGGATGTTGGGCTTTTAAAACAGAAGCGCCAGTTTCCGCATGCACCCAATCTTTGTGGCCGTCTTTTTTATAGTACTCCAAAATCTGATCGGCTTTAAGGCCGTCCGCCCAAGGATAAGTCAGGCGTTTATCTGCCCCTTTAAAATAGTACTCAACGTGACACTGGCCGCACACGAAAGTGCGCATTTCCTGACGAGTGGCCATTTTATTCACGTCGTATTCTTTGATACCTTGAGTGGCTTTAAACGCGCGAATACCTTCGATGAAGGCGGGACGAGTCACACGCAGTGACATTGTTGAAGGGTCATGACAGTCGATGCAAGAGACGGGGTGATTGACAGAATGAACGATCTCTTTATAAGGAATCTTATTCATCTCTTCAAAACCCTTCGTGATATCGCCATCACCTAATTTTTTATAAAGCACATAAGTCGAAGCATGACAGTTCAAGCACGTGCCTGGTTGCTTCGTAACATTCTGTCTTTCCGTAAAAATTTGATCCGAAAGCATGTAAGCGTGTCCGCGTTCTTCGCGGAAGTCTTTTGAGAATGCATAGCCCGCCCACATGATTTTTAATCGCGGATCTTCATCCAGCTTTTGTTGGGATACGGTATCGCGCGGATCTAGTTCTGTAGGCACGTGAGGAAATGCCTCAGAACCACCGTACTTGGTTCTTCGCATATCGGCCGTGCGAAGGTAGGAATCATATTGATGAGGAAAGTTCTTTCCCCAGATCGCTGGATCATCCATGTCATCAGTGATTTCAACAACGCGATAGAAGACATTTTTCGCTTCCGTTTTGCGCTCAAAGATATTCACTAAAAGAGCCGTCAGTAAGACAGTGGCAATCGCAGCTCCTCCGACAGCTAGAAAAATCCCTTTTGATTTTGTCATAATGAACTCCTATTTCACGTGTCCAACGTTGCGGTGACAATGCAGGCAATTGGTCTCTTCATTGATATTTTTTCCTCCATGATTCATCGCTTGAACCATGGGCTGATGACAGCTTAAGCATGAGCTTTTAACGACTTTCAGGCTGTGCTCACGAATACGAATGGGATCGGGGAAGTTTTGCAAAGTAAATGCCGCCGAATGGTTGAAGCCGTTCAAAGCTTTCACCGCGTATTTGCCGACGATGTTGTGCGGAAGGTGGCAGTCATTGCATTTTGCGACGTGGTGATGTGTGCCTTTAATCCATGAGTCCATATTTTCGTTCATAATATGGCAATTCACGCAGGCCTTGGGATCATCCGACATATAAGAATAACCCTTGGCGTAAATGAACGAGTAGCATCCCAGTCCTAGGACGACTCCAAAAAGAATCAAAAATACGACGTTCAGTTTACTCATGGGGTTCAATGCTCCTATAAACAAATTCACATCATTCTTAATAGGTTTTCAATATGAAAATGTCCTAGGACGGTCTGCAATATGACAGATGTTTGTTAGGAGTTGATTCTCAAATCTAAACACTGAGTTTATTTTCCTCGACCGACAGAAGTAAATCTTTAACATCCTCTACCTTGGGAGTATTCTTAACTAAGGCCCTTTAGAACATCCTTAGGCAGAGGCTTTCATGAAAATATACTCAGACATCACAAAGACCATCGGACAAACTCCACTGATTGAAATGCAAAGAATCGGGAAGGGGCTTCCGGGGCGACTTCTTCTTAAACTTGAATTCTTCAATCCCCTGGGGTCTGTGAAAGACCGTATTGGTCTTGCGATGATCGAAGATGCTGAGCGCACGGGAAAGCTTAAGCCGGGGATGGAGATCTTAGAGCCCACTTCCGGGAACACCGGGATCGCCTTGGCCTTTGTTGCCGCAGCGAAAGGATATTCCATCACGCTGGTGATGCCTGAAACAATGTCTCAAGAAAGACGAACACTCTTGTTGTTACTTGGTGCAAAAATCATATTGACTCCGGGCCCCCTCGGCATGAAAGGGGCCATCGCAAAATCGATGGAACTTGCAGAAAAAAATCCCAATGCCTGGACACCTCGACAGTTTGATAACCCGGCAAATCCAGAAATTCATAAGCAAACAACGGCGAATGAAATCTGGAATGACACAGACGGGGGAGTTGATATCGTCGTGAGCGGTGTCGGAACTTCCGGAACCATTACTGGCGTTGGGCAAGTATTAAAATCGAAAAAGCCTTCAGTAAAAATGATTGCCGTAGAGCCTGTTGAAAGCCCTGTGCTTTCCGGAGGTAAGCCAGGTCCTCATAAAATCCAAGGGCTCGGCGCCGGATTTGTTCCCAGCGTGATGGATCGATCGATCATGGATGGCGTGGAACAAGTGTCGTCTGAAGAATCCATGAAAGTTGCAAGAGAAGTAATAAAAAAGGAAGGTATTCCGGTTGGAATTTCTTCAGGAGCAGCTATTGCTGCGGGACTTCGCTTGGCGCAAAAGGAAGAAAATCGCGGAAAGAACATCGTCGTGATTGTTCCTAGCTACACAGAAAGATATCTATCGACAATGCTTGCTGAACAAGAAAGACAAGAAGCGCAGTCGCTTCAAGTTACGACGGTGGATGAAAGCTATTTAAGTCGGGTGAAATAGAGAATGGTTCCATACATCATACCTACGAAAGAAAAAGTCCTTCTGAAAATCGGAGAAGCGCAAAACCTGCCAGCTCCGACTTCAGAGTTCGATATTTTCGTATGGAATGTGTATAAGGGACAAAAAGCCCATATCTTTGAAAAAGACTTTCGTAAACTAGGGGAGGGAAAAGACTTTATCCTTCTTCAAGAAGCCTTGGTCGATGATAAAATGCCGAAGATCTGGCAACAGGATTTTGCTACTTACGAGTGGCATCTTGCTCAAAGCTTTCACTACAAAAAAGATTTAAGAAGTACGGGTGTTGCTATCGGAGCAAAACTTCCACCTGCATCCGTCGATTTTATCCGAGCAAAAACCAGAGAACTCTTCTGGCTAACTCCAAAGCTGACTCTTTTTAATGAATACGATTTCGGCGGAACGAAAGCTCTTTTCGTCTGCACACACGTCCTTAACTTCGTTACTCTGAAAGCCTTCACAGCTTCCCTGTATGAAATCGCCGCGAAAATGAGTGAA of Bdellovibrio bacteriovorus contains these proteins:
- the nrfH gene encoding cytochrome c nitrite reductase small subunit, translated to MSKLNVVFLILFGVVLGLGCYSFIYAKGYSYMSDDPKACVNCHIMNENMDSWIKGTHHHVAKCNDCHLPHNIVGKYAVKALNGFNHSAAFTLQNFPDPIRIREHSLKVVKSSCLSCHQPMVQAMNHGGKNINEETNCLHCHRNVGHVK
- the cysK gene encoding cysteine synthase A — protein: MKIYSDITKTIGQTPLIEMQRIGKGLPGRLLLKLEFFNPLGSVKDRIGLAMIEDAERTGKLKPGMEILEPTSGNTGIALAFVAAAKGYSITLVMPETMSQERRTLLLLLGAKIILTPGPLGMKGAIAKSMELAEKNPNAWTPRQFDNPANPEIHKQTTANEIWNDTDGGVDIVVSGVGTSGTITGVGQVLKSKKPSVKMIAVEPVESPVLSGGKPGPHKIQGLGAGFVPSVMDRSIMDGVEQVSSEESMKVAREVIKKEGIPVGISSGAAIAAGLRLAQKEENRGKNIVVIVPSYTERYLSTMLAEQERQEAQSLQVTTVDESYLSRVK
- a CDS encoding cytochrome c biogenesis protein ResB, which encodes MELAVLIIASIAVLIAIGTVVESKYDAWTAKNLVYASVWMYIAMGALVISLIAVIIDRWPWKPRHASFIFAHVGIIILIYGSLLTQLFGVDGTVRLSKTDGPVKEVTVQDTDLVVYRSPDGSDYEKIYTEEVNFLKNPVTTDKPVLIKSRDLNFEILESIPYSVPKLQVEASPQPQSGAAVRFQLANPNVSQVDWLVQRNVFEKVEAQVGPVLITLGGLWDRNPTINEIRFNITEKGSLNYALYGKDETKPFKQGTAKEGDLVETGWMGLQLRILRYLPKAVQKYDVTRLDHPVPGSSPSLRVRYNGQESYLFLNDYVKVFTENRVYLVSYQNRRLPLGFEISLDEFKKTDYPGTMRAMAYQSAVHYDGGNKALISMNEPLKYKKFYIYQASFEEGPSGIVKASVLSVNQDPGRIWKYSGSAMMCLGIVLLFYFRRKKVS
- a CDS encoding ammonia-forming cytochrome c nitrite reductase subunit c552 — its product is MTKSKGIFLAVGGAAIATVLLTALLVNIFERKTEAKNVFYRVVEITDDMDDPAIWGKNFPHQYDSYLRTADMRRTKYGGSEAFPHVPTELDPRDTVSQQKLDEDPRLKIMWAGYAFSKDFREERGHAYMLSDQIFTERQNVTKQPGTCLNCHASTYVLYKKLGDGDITKGFEEMNKIPYKEIVHSVNHPVSCIDCHDPSTMSLRVTRPAFIEGIRAFKATQGIKEYDVNKMATRQEMRTFVCGQCHVEYYFKGADKRLTYPWADGLKADQILEYYKKDGHKDWVHAETGASVLKAQHPEFEMFNQGTHARAGVACVDCHMPYERVGAMKITNHHVQSPLLNINKACQTCHNVPEGELKARAETIQDRHMELRNIAFDALVDYIKDLKEFKDIDLTKTPNKKLADARDLQKQAQFLFDFVEAENSSGFHAPQESARVLGLSIEKVREGQKLVAELRRELKTAK
- a CDS encoding endonuclease/exonuclease/phosphatase family protein, whose translation is MVPYIIPTKEKVLLKIGEAQNLPAPTSEFDIFVWNVYKGQKAHIFEKDFRKLGEGKDFILLQEALVDDKMPKIWQQDFATYEWHLAQSFHYKKDLRSTGVAIGAKLPPASVDFIRAKTRELFWLTPKLTLFNEYDFGGTKALFVCTHVLNFVTLKAFTASLYEIAAKMSEFKGPIVLAGDFNTWNVKRYLIMKSIFRDLNLEHLDLENDGRLLKLDHVFVRGFDVIKAQVHHTIISSDHFPLEIRLKVGDPNKPTDPNLILQP
- a CDS encoding polysaccharide biosynthesis protein gives rise to the protein MLLCDVVLLPLALYSAISLRFGTFYPVVSSYYWLFFLLPFLTVPIFIRVGLYRAVIRYMDDKIIATVFYGVTLSVFMLTAAVVMGRVEGLPRSSIVIYWIIAIAYIASSRFMARGVLRSLERRTDRRQKVAIYGAGRSGLQTALALMSSPEFSPVAFFDDNEDLHGTNVAGIRVFNPADALKIMAERDCFQLLIAMPSATRSRRREVIQKFEGKDIQLKTLPGMGELVDGRVRIEDIREVGVEDLLGRDPVPPYSDLLSACIKERVVLVTGAGGSIGSELCRQIAINSPLSLVLFEQSEFALYKMEQELHRHHPFLKVYSVLGDVLNREHLDRVMKKYKVNTVYHAAAYKHVPLVESNIIAGVLNNAFGTWNAVSAAISSHVENFVLISTDKAVRPTNVMGATKRLAELILQAISESGSSKTRVTMVRFGNVLGSSGSVVPLFKEQIRAGGPVTVTHPDVTRYFMTIPEAAQLVLQAGAMGKGGDVFVLDMGEPVKIADLARKMIELSGLEVRDPATGQGDISIEYVGMRPGEKLYEELLIGENVEGTHHPRIMRAVEGMIESVILFPKLEKMKQACTAGDVETVKALLIELVQEYQPMIETGEKVH